GGCCGCCAACTCAGAACTCCAGGAACAAGCCCCAGCTTCCGAAGATAAAAAGAGTAAGAAACCTAAAGATGAAGTGGCTTGGGAAAAACAACAAGCGGAAATGAAGAAAAAGAACTGTGAAACAGCCACCCAACACCATGCCTCACTGGCCGCCGGTGGTCGTCTCTATGAAATGAAGGACGGCGAACGCCACTATCTGGATGATTCTGCCCGCCAAGCGAAATTGGCCGTCGCTCGTGAAAACATGAATAAATGGTGTAACTAGCGATACCGCTATTCAGCCGCGATTCCGGCTAACGCCCTCCGTACAAACTCCGGCAATGCGAATGCGGCCTTGTGTATGGCCGTATTGTAATACTCCGTTTCAAAACTTTTTGCAGCCGCGTCTGCCTCCCGAAACCGGGGAACATCCTGACCTGTTTGACCCGTTGTCCGGGGAGTTTTCCAAGCCATGGTGGCGGACCACCATCCGCTGGGATAAACACTTTGGGGATAGTTTAAGGTTGTCATTGAATGCAATCCGCCTTGAGCCATTTGCTCGTACATGGCTTTGAGAATATGCAAATGCAACAACGGCGATTCACTCTGCTGTACCAAAATGCCGTCCGGTTTAAGAATGCGGGCACATTGCTGGAAAAACGGTGCTGAAAACAAACCCTCAGCAGGGCCTATGGGGTCGGTACTGTCCACAATGATAATGTCCAGGCTATTGTCC
The window above is part of the Gammaproteobacteria bacterium genome. Proteins encoded here:
- a CDS encoding DUF4124 domain-containing protein, whose protein sequence is MKLRNLISSCLIACLFCAPAMAVTVYKWVDENGVVHYSQRPVNKAAKSMKLKVQRPSADSDSAANSELQEQAPASEDKKSKKPKDEVAWEKQQAEMKKKNCETATQHHASLAAGGRLYEMKDGERHYLDDSARQAKLAVARENMNKWCN